The segment CGAGCCCGACGTCTTCGGCCAGCCGGTGAGTCCGTGCTCCTGGAGCACCTCGCGCGCGAGCAGCGCGACCTCTCGCACCTGCGCCCAAGGAACGCCGGGGACGGGATCCAGATCGACGCGCAGCTCGTCGGGATGGTCGAGGTCCTCGGCGCGCACCGGGTGCGGATGGAGATCGAGGCAGCCGAGGTTGATGATCCAGACCAGCTGCGCGGCGTCCCGCAGCACCACTTCGCGGGCCGTCCGGCCGGAAGGGAACTTCAGCTCCACCACCTCGATCCAGAGCGGCCGCGACTCCGGCGCCCGCTTCTGGAAGAAGAACTCGCCCTCGGCTCCGTGCACGTAGCGCTTGAGCGCCATGGGCCGTCCGCCAGCGCCGCGGAGCGCGCCCTCCGCGACCGCGAGGTAGTAGCGGACCAGATCGAGCTTCGTGTAGCCGCGCTGTGGAAAGAACACCTTGTCCGGATTCGAGATCGGAACTTCCCGCCCTTCGATCTGGAGGAGCTCCTTCCGGGCAGGCACGCGCCGGAGCATAGTGGCCAACTGCACCGGCGAACAGTCCGAGTGATGTGTCCTGGGCACAGGCCACTTGATCAGCCTTCGCGTTCATTCCCTGAGACCCGGTGCGCCGAAGATCTGCCGCAGCTCAGCGGGAGCGGTCTCCTCGAGCTGGTCGTAGCGGCATTCCGAAGGCGGCTTGTCAGGCCGCCAGCGCAGGAAAGTCGTCGCGTGGCGGAACCGATCGCCCTGCAGGTGATCGTACGCCACCTCGCAGACGCGCTCGATTCGCAGCGGTTCCCAGGAGAGATCCTTGCCACGGTTCCAGCGGGAGGAGGCGCCGGGCATGCGTTGATCGCCCGTCCACTGCGCCCACTCCCGCCAGGGATGCGCATCCGCCGCCCCTTCGCGCAGCGGCGCGAGCTCCCCGACCAGATCCTTGCGCTTCGCCGCGGTGAACGAGGAAGTGACGCCCACGTGATGGAGCTTGCCCCCGTCGTCATAGAGACCGAGCAGGAGCGAGCCGATCATCGTCCCCGGGCCGTTCTTGTGCCACCGGAAGCCCGCTACGACGCAGTCCGCGGTGCGCTGGTGCTTGACCTTCAGCATCACCCGCTTGTCGGGCTGGTAGATCTCCTCGACGCGCTTCGCGACCACGCCGTCGAATCCGGCGCCTTCGAACCGCGAGAACCAGTCCTGCGCCACGGCCCGGTCTCGCGTCGCAGGCGTCAGGTACAGCGGCGGCCTGACGCCTGCGAGCACGCGCTCGAGGCGGCGCCGGCGCTCCTCTTGCGGCGCCTGCCGAAGGTCCTCGTCGTCCAGAGCGAGCAGATCGAAGGCGACGTAGGAGGCCGGCGTCTGCGAAGCGAGCAGCTTGATCCGGGAAGCGGCCGGATGAATGCGAAGGAGCAAGGCGTCGAAATCGAGCCCATTCGGGCCGGCAATCACGATTTCCCCGTCGAGCACGCAGCGCCGCGGAACCTGGCTCAGCAGCGGCTCCTCCAGCTCCGGGAAGTATCGGTTGAGCGGCTTCAGGTCCCGGCTCTGCAGCAGGAGGTGATCGCCGTCGCGGAACGCCAGCGCGCGAAATCCGTCCCACTTCGGCTCGAAGATCCAGCCGTTGCCCTCGGGGAGAGCGCCCGCGAGTTTCGCGAGCATGGGCGCGATGGGACCCTGCAGCACGGTGTAAGCATACCTACGGCACTGGACGGCTGCACTCGGGCAGGCGAAGCATCTCCCGATGGCAGAGCTGGTGGTGTTCGTGCCGGGGTTCTTCGGGTTCGGCAGTTTCGGGCATCCGGACCGGCCGCTGATCGAGTACTTCGCGCGCGTCGAGGACGCGCTCCTGCGGGCCCATCTGCGTCCGCTGCGATTCGTCGTCCACCAACCGCCGCCCGCGGCGTCGGTCGCGGACCGCGTCCGCTCGCTGCACGCGAAGGTGACGGAGCTGATTGGAGCGGGCGCCACGCGTCTCCATCTGGTCGGGCATTCCACTGGCGGCGTCGACGTGCGCCTTCTCGCGCATCCGCTCTACAGCGGGGTGCCGGAGCGCGCGGAGATGATCCGCCGCGTCGCTTCGGTCATCACCGTTTCCGCCCCCTTCTACGGAACCCCGCTCGCGCGCCGCCTCGGCCGGACCACCTGGGCCGCGGTGCCTGCACTCTGGTTCGGGAGCATTCTCGCCAGCCGGGGACGACTGCGGATCGCGGGACAGGCCGGGGCAGTGTGGAACCTGATCAAGCGCGCCGCGGCGCTGCGGACCACGCCCACCGACGAGGTGATCGCGCAGCTCGCCGACGTGGACGACGACACCGCGCACCAGATCCGCCGCTTCCTCGCCGACGTTGCCGGCGATCACCGGCTGCTGGACGACCTCACGCCGGAGGCGATGGGGGAGCTGAACCGGAGCCTTGCCGGAGCGGATCCGGTCGCGCCGATCAGCTTCGTCTCGGTCGCGCCGCGCGCCGGGCTCTCGCCGCTGACCTTCATCTCCGCCCCGCTCCAGCGTGTCCTCTACGACGTGACCTGGACACTCGCGGCCAGCCAGCCGCCGCCCCCCGCCGTCGTCCCGGAAGGGCCGTGGATCGGCCAGCGGAAGCTCGTCCCACAGCCGACGTCCAACGACGGCATCGTTCCTGCCTGGTCGCAAACGCTCAGCGGGCGCGCGGAAGGGATCGTGCTCGGCGACCATCTGGATGTGATCGGGCACTACGAATCGGCGGGGGCCACGTTCCTCCGTTCCGGATCGGGCTTCGACGACGCGCGATTTCGCCTGCTCTGGGACCGCGTCGGCCGGTGTATCTTGGCCGCATGAGCCAACCCGCGCCCACGCTCCGCGAGACCAACGTGGACAAGCTCGGCGAACAGCGGTTCGACGTCCTCGTCCTCGGCGGCGGCATCAACGGCGCCGTATCGGCCGCGGCGCTGGCGGCGCGTGGAGCAAGGGTCGCGCTGATCGAGCGCGGCGATTTCGCGTCGGTGACGTCGCAGCAGTCCTCGAACCTGGCCTGGGGCGGGATCAAGTACCTGGAGACGTACGAGTTCGGGCTCGTGCGCAAGCTCTGCCGCGCCCGCAACCGCCTCATCCGCGCCTATCCGAGCACGGTCCAGGAGATCCGGTTCTTCACCTCCGTCGCCCGCGGCTTCCGCCACGGCCGCCTCAAGCTCTGGCTTGGCGCCCTCCTCTACTGGGCGATCGGAGGGTTCTTCACCCGCGCCCCTCGCCTGCTCTCGTCCGCGGACATCGAGCGGGACGAGCCCGTGGTCGACACCCGCGGCCTTTCCGGCGGGTTCGAGTATTCCGACTCCTATCTGCACGACAACGATGCCCGCTTCGTCTGGGGGTTCATCCGCTCCGCGCTAGACCGCGGGTGCGTCGCCGCGAACTACGTCGAGGCGCTGGGGTCCAGCCGCACCGGTGACGGCTGGGTGACGAGGGCGCGCGACGTGGTCAGCGGCCGCGACCTGACCATCGCCTCCTCGGTGCTGATCAACGCCTGCGGGCCCTACGCCGACGAGGTGAATGCGCGGGACGGCATCTCCACGGCGCACCATCATGTGTTCTCCAAAGGCATCCACGTCATCGTCGACCGACTGACCGCGCACCGCCGGGTGCTGACCTTCTTCGCCGACGACGGCCGCCTCTTCTTCGTCATTCCCATGCAGGCGAAGACCTGCATCGGCACGACCGACACGCGCGTGGAACGCCCCGAAGTCGAGGTTACGCCCGACGACCGGCGCTTCGTGCTCGACAACATCAACAAGCGCCTGCGGCTGGCGCGGCCGCTCGGCGATGGCGACGTCATCGCCGAGCGTTGCGGGGTCCGGCCGCTGGTCGTCTCCGGCACCGGCAACGGCGCGCGCGACTGGACCCAGCTCTCGCGCAAGCACGCCATCGAGACCGACGTGCCGCGCCGGCGGCTCACCATTTTCGGCGGCAAGCTCACCGACTGCATCAACGTCGGCGATGAGATCTGCGCCGAGGCGCAGAGGCTGGGCGTGGCGCTGCCCTTCGCCGGCCTTGTCTGGTACGGCGAGCCGGCGGACGCGGTGCGCGACGAGTACTTCCACCAGGCGCGGCTGATGGATCTGGACGCGCTCACCTCGCCGAGCGCGAGCGAGAAGCTGTCCACGCGCCTGTGGCGCCGGTACGGCTCGGAAGCGCTGGGGCTGCTCGAAGCGATCCGCCGCGATCCGCGGCAGGCGGAGGTGATCATCGAAACGAGCGAGTACATCCGCTGCGAGCTGGACGAGGCGGCGCGGCGCGAGATGGTGGTGAAGCTCGAGGACTTCCTGCGCCGCCGGTCGAAGATTGCGCAGGTGGTGCGCGAAGAGGAGATCCGGGCGGCGCCCGGGCTGCGCGAGGCCTGCAGGATTCTCTTTGGGGCTGAGGCGGAGGAGAAGATCGCAGAATACTTCGCCCCGGAAAGGGCATTTCCGCCTTCGCGGAAACGCCCGGCGACTGCATAGCCGCTTATTTCTCGATGTCCATCGCCTTTTCGGGGTGCTTGTCGCGAATCTTCTCCAGCACCAACCGGACGGCTTCCTCCGCCCCGTGCGCGAGCAGCACGCGCACCCGTCCCAGTTGATGGCCGCCGACCAGCTGGGCGGCTCCGCCGGTGCGATCCAGCGCCACCACCGGCTTGCCGTCGCGGAGAAGCAAGCCGACTTCGCTGAGCGTCCCACCGCCCCCGCCGAGGACGATGGCGGCGTCGACCGCCATGGCGACCAGAGCGCCCTGCGCGGAATTGACGCCGGTCGGGATGGCGAGATCCACCCACGGATTTGCTTCGGAGCGCGAGGTTCCGGGCAACAGCCCGAGGCAGATGCCGGCGCCGTTCGCCTCCTTGTATCCGCGCGACGCGCCCTCCATGCAGCCGCCGAGACCGCCGCAAACCAGGTGGACTCCGGCGCGCGCGAGAGCTGCCCCGACCTCCGCAGCCATGCGCTCGCGCTCCGAGCCCGGCTGGCCATCGCCGATCACCCCGATGACCGGGCGCCGCTGCTCCTCGTTCTGGGCCGCCTGTCTGCTCACCGGCGCGGCGCGCGAGCGTTCACCGGCGCCATCGTGATCGCGGTCCATGCAGCCAACATGGGCATCACGAACTGGCCTCGCGATCAATTTTTCATGCGTGAAGGAGCTGCGGAACCGCGTTCTGCGCTCCCGCTTCGAAGACGAGGACGCCCTCGTCGACGTAACCCTCGAGGTCCTCCGCCAGCCACCGCTGCCCTTCACGGATCTTGTGGAAGCGCACCGCGCAACCCTCGCCGTCGTAGGAGAGGATGACGTTGAAGCGATCGCCGTAGCGCGCAAGCGCCGACGACACCACCTGCGCGGTGAGAAGGCCGGCGGTCAACAGGAGCAACGGGCAGGAGCGCACCAGCCGCGCATCGAGCATCGTCTCCATCCGCAGCTTGTTCGCGCTGCACTCCAGCGCGGTCTCGTCGGGAAAATCGACCGGGCTCAAGTGCGGCTTGCTGACGAATCCGCGCAGGAGGAAACAGCCGCCGGTCTCGACGATCTGGACGTCAGGGCCGCGCGGCACCACGGCGTCCACGGCGCGGCTGCGCAGGTCCTCGAGGTAGCGCCCCATGCGGCGGTTGAACTTCATTGGATGAAGCATAGCCGCTGCCGCGCGGCTTTGCGGCTACGTATTGGACTGTACGATGCGCTCTACAGTCCCCACACCGTGACGACCAACGTCCGACGGTGCGGCGCGCGGCGATGCTCCCAGAGGTAGATCGCCTGCCACGTTCCGAGCGCGAGCTCTGCGCCGCTCACGGGCAGCGTCTCCGCGGTCCGGGTGAGCGCGGCGCGGATGTGCGAAGGCATGTCGTCCGGCCCCTCTTCCTCGTGCTCGTAGTCGGCGCCTTCGGGCGCGAGCCGCGCCAAGAACGCTTCCAAATCCCGCCGCACGGCCGGGTCGGCGTTCTCCTGGACGACCAGCGAGGCGCTGGTGTGCTGTACACAAACGTTGCAGAGTCCGGTCCGGACACCGGCGGCGTGCACGACGCGGCGGACGGCGTCGGTCACGTCATGGAGACCTCGCCCGCCCGGCTCGACGCGGACCGATTCCTGGTGCATTTTCAAGCTGGCTCCCATCTCGGAGAGTGTGGAGCATCGACGCGGCCGCGGAGTCGCTCCTGGGGGCGGAAACGCCCCTTGTACTCCAGCGAAGGGCAGCCCTCGACGCGGTAACCGAGGTACACGTAGGAGAGCCGGCGATGCCGCGCGTATTCGATCGCGCGCAGCACGTTATACGTGCCGATCGAGAGATGGCTGCGGTCCGGATCGTAATAGCAGTACACGGCGGAGAGAGCGTGCGGAGTCTCGTCGGCGATGCCGATCCCCATCAGCTCCTCACCGTCCCAATAGGAGAACTCGCGCGCAGCGGCGTGCGGGAAGCAGAACTGCATGGCGTAGGACTCGACGCCGATGCGATCCGGCTTCCACCCACGCCTCGCTTCACGGCTCGTGTGCCAGCGGCGATAGAGCTCGAGGCGCTCGTCGTCGACCAGCGGCTCACCAACCTCGATCCGCAGATGGCTGCCGCGCCGGAGCACGCGGCGCAGGTTCGGTGAAGGCGAAAAGGTCGCAACCGGGACACGGACGGAGACGCACTCGTCGCAGGTCGCGCACACTGGGCGGAAGTAGACGGGGCCGAACCTGCGCCAGCCGCGCACGAGCAGATCGTCCAGCTCGGCCGGGCTGACGCCCGTCATCAGCATGGTCTCGGTCGTCGAGCTGATGCCTTCCAGATAGGGGCACGGCTCGGGCCCGGCGATCCGATGCTGCAACAGGCGCACGAGCACATTCTATCGCTACAATCGTGCGATGGATGGCCGGCCATGAACCTTCTGTTGCTCGGCCCGGAAGAGGTGCGTCCCGACGGGACCGCGCGGTTGTCGGGACGGCGGCTCGTGCATGCGCGCGAGATCCTGCGGCTGACGCACGGCGACACGCTGCGCGTCGGCGTGCTGGGGGGCGCGACGGGACTCGGGCAGGTGCTTCAGCTCGACGAGCGCGAGCTGGTGATCCTCACTTCGCTGACGGAGGCGCCGCCTGCGCGACCGGGGATCGATCTGCTGCTGGCGCTTCCCCGGCCGAAGGCGCTGCGGAGGATCCTTCCGTCGGCGGCTTCGCTCGGCGTCGACCGGATCGTACTGGTGAACGCGGCGCGGGTGGAGAAGAGCTACTTCGATTCCCCGGCGCTGGACCCGGAGGCGATGGGCGAGCTGCTCATGCTCGGCCTCGAGCAGGCGAGGGACACGCACCTGCCCGACGTCCTCGTCCGGAAGCGGTTCCGTCCCTTCGTGGAGGACGAGCTGGACGCGCTTTGGCCTCGGACCGCCCGCTTCGTCGCGCATCCCGCCGCGGAGATCGCGGCGTCCCGTGGAGCGGAGCGCGCCGTCGTTGCCATCGGGCCGGAGGGAGGATGGGTGCCGTTCGAGATCGACCTGCTCCGCGGGCGCGGCTTCACGCCGTTCACGCTCGGACCGCGGCCCTTGCGCGTCGAGGTGGCGTTGCCGTATGCGCTGGGGATGCTCAGGGCGCGGTGAGCCGGTCGACGATCAGTCCGTAGAAGCGCGCCGCTCCGCTGAACCGCCAGCCGAGGTGCGCCGAGCAGCTGCGGCAAAGCGAGACCTGCCAGGAGCATCCGGGGAACCAGCTCCAGTACGGAGATGGATCGCTCACCTCGGAGCAGCCGGCCGCCTCGGAGAATCCGGCAACGACGTATTCGATTCCCTCGGGGTTCACGAACGCCCGGGTCGCGGCGCCGTCGAGCGGGATGCGGTCGCGAGCGCGCGCCACCTCCGCGCCGCAGGATGCGCACCGCCACACCGGATCGGCGTCGGCCCGGGTCGCCCCGCCCGCCTGTTGTGCATCCTCGCGCAGCACGCCACGATTCTAACCGCTCGGGAACATCCTGACCTTTGACAGCGGTCGCGCTGAAAAGGGCAATCCCTCCGAACAGCGCAATCGCACGCAGATCGCGGGCGACAGTCATGGCATCCTCCGGCGCAGCACCAACGGAAAGAGAATGAATTTCAAGAGGGCGCGACGCAAGGGTTGCAGGAGCTCCTCCTGTGTCGCATGGGTTGCGCGGTGAGGCGCCTGCTCCCGTCGACCGCGACGCCCGATGCTCCGCGCCTGATCGCGACGCGCGCGGCCCGCGGATTCGCCGACGGCATCGCCAGCGTCCTGCTCGCAAGCTACCTGTCGCGTCTCGGCTTCACGCCTCTGCAGATCGGGGCCATCGCCACGGCTACCCTCTTCGGGTCGGCGCTGCTGTTGCTGTCGGTCGGCCTGCTCGGCCATCGCTTCCCGCGCCGCGGAGTGCTGTTCGCTTCCGCGATCCTGATGTGTCTGACCGGCATCGCGTTCTACCTCGCCACGGACTTCTGGGCGCTGCTCCTGGTGGCGTTCGTGGGAACGCTGAACCCATCGTCCGGGGACGTGACCCTCTTCCTTCCCACCGAGCAGGCCGTGCTCGCCGAGGCGGCCGCGCCGGCCGACCGGACCGCGCTCTTCGCCTGGTACAACCTCGCCGGTGCGCTCGCCGGCGCCCTTGGCGCGCTCGCGGCCGGACTGCCGGACGCGCTCTCGCCGGCATCCGCGGGACAGGCGGAACGCGGCGCTTTTCTCGTCTATGCCGCGTTCGGTGCCTTCTCGGCGCTCGCCTACCGCAAGCTCTCCCCGGCGCTGGAGCCCCCGCCTGCGACACGCGCGCCGCCGCTGCACAAGTCGCGCGGCGTCGTGCTGCAGCTCGCGGCGCTCTTCTCGGTCGACTCCTTCGGCGGCGGATTCGTCGTGCAGTCCATCCTCGCCCTCTGGCTGTTCCGGCGATTCGACGTTCCGGTGAGCCAGGCCGGCGCCATCTTCTTCGCCGTCAACGTCCTCGGCGCCTTCTCCCAGCTCGTCTCCGCGCGCATCGCCGCGCGGATCGGCCATGTCCGGACCATGGTCTTCACGCACCTGCCGTCGAACGCCTTCCTGCTGCTCGCCGGCGTGATGCCGACGCTGCCGCTGGCGGCCTTCTTCCTGCTCCTGCGCGCCATGCTCTCGCAGATGGACGTGCCCGCCCGGCAGGCCTACGTGATGGCGATGGTCCCGCGCGAGGAGCGCGCGGCGGCGGCCAGCGTCACCAACGTCCCGCGCAGCCTCGCCGCGGCGGTGGCACCGCTTCTGGCCGGCGCTTTGCTACAGAAAAGCGCATTCGGCTGGCCGCTCGTCTGCGCCGGCCTCCTGAAGGCGGGCTACGACCTTGTCCTGTACGTGAAATTCGCCCAACGAAAGCCGCTGGAGAACCACCCGCCGACCTGCTAAGGAGGGCCACTTTCCTGGAGGCAGAGCGTCGATGAAGCGGATTCTGGTGACCGGTGCGGTGGGGCAAATCGGCTCGGAGCTGACGCTCGCGCTCCGCGACCGTTACGGCGGCGACGCGGTGGTCGCGAGCGACGTCCGGATGCCCCAGGACCCGTCGCTGCGCGACGGTGGCCCCTTCGAGTTCGTCGACTGCATGGATCCGCATCACCTCACGCGCGTGATGCAGATCCATCGCGTGGACACCATCTACCATCTCGCCGCCCTTCTCTCCGCGGTCGGCGAGCAGCGCCCGCTTCAGGCCTGGCAGCTGAACGTGAACGGACTGGTCAACGTGCTGGAGGCGGCGCGGCAGTACAAGTGCGCGCTCTTCTTCCCCAGCTCCATCGGCGCCTTCGGACCGGACACGCCGCGCAAGCGGACTCCCCAGGTCACCATCCAGCGTCCCACCACCATGTACGGCGTCACCAAGGTGGTGGGCGAGATGCTCTGCGAGGACTACCACCGGCGCTTCGCCATGGACACGCGCGGGCTGCGCTTTCCAGGACTCATCTCGTACCAGACGGAGCCCGGAGGCGGCACCACCGACTACGCGGTGGAGATCTTCCGCCAGGCTCTCCAGCACGGCGTCTACACCTGCTACCTGCGCGCAGATGCCCGGCTGCCGATGATGTACATGCCCGACGCCATCCGCGCGATGATCGAGCTGATGGAAGTCGAGCCCGCCCGGCTCATCCACCGCAATGCGTACAACCTCGGCGCGGTCGACTTCACGCCCGCGGAGATCGCCGAGGCGATCAAGAAGCGGATTCCCGCCTTCCACATCGAGTACGCCGTCGATCCCCGGCGGCAGGCCATCGCGGATTCCTGGCCGGAATCGGTCGACGACAGCGCAGCGCGCGAGGAATGGAAGTGGGCGCCACGCTACGGCCTCGACGCGATGGTCGACGACATGCTGCAGAAGATGCACTGAGGGACCCATGCCGCTGGACAAGCTCCTCGAGGATCTGAAGGCGCAGCTCGCTCACCTCGAAGCCGCAGGCACCGCCAAGGCCGACGAGCAGGTCGTGGTCGCGGTGAAGCCGCCACAGACCGGACGCGGTCCTCGCTTCCTGCTGGAAGATTTCGGCGACCGCGAGTTCATCCGGATGAACTCGAACTCCTATCTCGGGCTTTCCTTGCGCAGCGAGCTGATCGAGGCGGAACAGGACGCTGCCGAGGCATACGGCGTCGGGCCCGGCGCCGTCCGGTTCATCAGCGGCACCTACGAGCCGCATGTGGAGCTGGAAGTCGCGCTGGCCGAGTTTCACGGCCGCCCGGCTTCGATGGTCGCCGGATCCGCCTACACGGCGGTGGCGGGCGTCCTCTTCAGCCTCTCCACGTCCGAGACGGTGTTGGTCTCCGACGAGCTGAACCACAATTGCATCGTCAACGGGATGAAGCTCGCCCCCAACAAGGCCCGCAAGGTGTATGGCCATCTCGACCTGCGCGCGCTGGAGCAGCGGCTCGAGGAATCGATCGGCCAGGCCGAAGGCGCGCTGGTC is part of the Deltaproteobacteria bacterium genome and harbors:
- a CDS encoding arginyltransferase, with protein sequence MLVRLLQHRIAGPEPCPYLEGISSTTETMLMTGVSPAELDDLLVRGWRRFGPVYFRPVCATCDECVSVRVPVATFSPSPNLRRVLRRGSHLRIEVGEPLVDDERLELYRRWHTSREARRGWKPDRIGVESYAMQFCFPHAAAREFSYWDGEELMGIGIADETPHALSAVYCYYDPDRSHLSIGTYNVLRAIEYARHRRLSYVYLGYRVEGCPSLEYKGRFRPQERLRGRVDAPHSPRWEPA
- a CDS encoding FAD-dependent oxidoreductase, coding for MSQPAPTLRETNVDKLGEQRFDVLVLGGGINGAVSAAALAARGARVALIERGDFASVTSQQSSNLAWGGIKYLETYEFGLVRKLCRARNRLIRAYPSTVQEIRFFTSVARGFRHGRLKLWLGALLYWAIGGFFTRAPRLLSSADIERDEPVVDTRGLSGGFEYSDSYLHDNDARFVWGFIRSALDRGCVAANYVEALGSSRTGDGWVTRARDVVSGRDLTIASSVLINACGPYADEVNARDGISTAHHHVFSKGIHVIVDRLTAHRRVLTFFADDGRLFFVIPMQAKTCIGTTDTRVERPEVEVTPDDRRFVLDNINKRLRLARPLGDGDVIAERCGVRPLVVSGTGNGARDWTQLSRKHAIETDVPRRRLTIFGGKLTDCINVGDEICAEAQRLGVALPFAGLVWYGEPADAVRDEYFHQARLMDLDALTSPSASEKLSTRLWRRYGSEALGLLEAIRRDPRQAEVIIETSEYIRCELDEAARREMVVKLEDFLRRRSKIAQVVREEEIRAAPGLREACRILFGAEAEEKIAEYFAPERAFPPSRKRPATA
- a CDS encoding 16S rRNA (uracil(1498)-N(3))-methyltransferase; this translates as MNLLLLGPEEVRPDGTARLSGRRLVHAREILRLTHGDTLRVGVLGGATGLGQVLQLDERELVILTSLTEAPPARPGIDLLLALPRPKALRRILPSAASLGVDRIVLVNAARVEKSYFDSPALDPEAMGELLMLGLEQARDTHLPDVLVRKRFRPFVEDELDALWPRTARFVAHPAAEIAASRGAERAVVAIGPEGGWVPFEIDLLRGRGFTPFTLGPRPLRVEVALPYALGMLRAR
- a CDS encoding ATP-dependent DNA ligase, translated to MLAKLAGALPEGNGWIFEPKWDGFRALAFRDGDHLLLQSRDLKPLNRYFPELEEPLLSQVPRRCVLDGEIVIAGPNGLDFDALLLRIHPAASRIKLLASQTPASYVAFDLLALDDEDLRQAPQEERRRRLERVLAGVRPPLYLTPATRDRAVAQDWFSRFEGAGFDGVVAKRVEEIYQPDKRVMLKVKHQRTADCVVAGFRWHKNGPGTMIGSLLLGLYDDGGKLHHVGVTSSFTAAKRKDLVGELAPLREGAADAHPWREWAQWTGDQRMPGASSRWNRGKDLSWEPLRIERVCEVAYDHLQGDRFRHATTFLRWRPDKPPSECRYDQLEETAPAELRQIFGAPGLRE
- a CDS encoding NAD-dependent epimerase/dehydratase family protein — its product is MKRILVTGAVGQIGSELTLALRDRYGGDAVVASDVRMPQDPSLRDGGPFEFVDCMDPHHLTRVMQIHRVDTIYHLAALLSAVGEQRPLQAWQLNVNGLVNVLEAARQYKCALFFPSSIGAFGPDTPRKRTPQVTIQRPTTMYGVTKVVGEMLCEDYHRRFAMDTRGLRFPGLISYQTEPGGGTTDYAVEIFRQALQHGVYTCYLRADARLPMMYMPDAIRAMIELMEVEPARLIHRNAYNLGAVDFTPAEIAEAIKKRIPAFHIEYAVDPRRQAIADSWPESVDDSAAREEWKWAPRYGLDAMVDDMLQKMH
- a CDS encoding TIGR00725 family protein, which gives rise to MDRDHDGAGERSRAAPVSRQAAQNEEQRRPVIGVIGDGQPGSERERMAAEVGAALARAGVHLVCGGLGGCMEGASRGYKEANGAGICLGLLPGTSRSEANPWVDLAIPTGVNSAQGALVAMAVDAAIVLGGGGGTLSEVGLLLRDGKPVVALDRTGGAAQLVGGHQLGRVRVLLAHGAEEAVRLVLEKIRDKHPEKAMDIEK
- a CDS encoding YjbQ family protein, which encodes MHQESVRVEPGGRGLHDVTDAVRRVVHAAGVRTGLCNVCVQHTSASLVVQENADPAVRRDLEAFLARLAPEGADYEHEEEGPDDMPSHIRAALTRTAETLPVSGAELALGTWQAIYLWEHRRAPHRRTLVVTVWGL
- a CDS encoding MFS transporter, which produces MGCAVRRLLPSTATPDAPRLIATRAARGFADGIASVLLASYLSRLGFTPLQIGAIATATLFGSALLLLSVGLLGHRFPRRGVLFASAILMCLTGIAFYLATDFWALLLVAFVGTLNPSSGDVTLFLPTEQAVLAEAAAPADRTALFAWYNLAGALAGALGALAAGLPDALSPASAGQAERGAFLVYAAFGAFSALAYRKLSPALEPPPATRAPPLHKSRGVVLQLAALFSVDSFGGGFVVQSILALWLFRRFDVPVSQAGAIFFAVNVLGAFSQLVSARIAARIGHVRTMVFTHLPSNAFLLLAGVMPTLPLAAFFLLLRAMLSQMDVPARQAYVMAMVPREERAAAASVTNVPRSLAAAVAPLLAGALLQKSAFGWPLVCAGLLKAGYDLVLYVKFAQRKPLENHPPTC
- a CDS encoding DNA primase codes for the protein MLRRVPARKELLQIEGREVPISNPDKVFFPQRGYTKLDLVRYYLAVAEGALRGAGGRPMALKRYVHGAEGEFFFQKRAPESRPLWIEVVELKFPSGRTAREVVLRDAAQLVWIINLGCLDLHPHPVRAEDLDHPDELRVDLDPVPGVPWAQVREVALLAREVLQEHGLTGWPKTSGS